Within the Erigeron canadensis isolate Cc75 chromosome 6, C_canadensis_v1, whole genome shotgun sequence genome, the region ATTGAGTTTGACCCCTTTTCAGTCTTGATGCACAAGATACTCACCAATATTCAAACTAATTCAACTCTTTTAGAATTTtgtcaatattattattaatttttagtgACAAGTTCTAAAATATCGTACATAAAAGATAACCCTTCTTAAAATGATCGACCTCTTAATTTATCCTCCTATATGATCATGTGGGATGAGACTATGATAGAGAATTAATGAATTACATTTGACATTAAGTTTAGgttttaaaaggattaatcatttcctaaaATAATTTCTAACTACTATGAACAATAATTTAGTATGATTTATTCATTTATACATACTTCTTCGTATTAGAGGCATGCATACAATCAGCAAAAACATCGACACTATTTATCAGCAAAtcggttcttcatcatctttatcGGTACATTTTGAGAAGGGGTATCGGCAATCAACATCGGTCATATAAACCTGATGCTAGTTAACATTtagagtttttctttttttttcttttcaaattttttaaaccTTTTAAGTTTTTACCCCTTTTTTACTTATGCAATATGCTAAAATAGTAAAATCTTACACTTTTACTACTCgtaaataaaatacacaatacattacttaattaaaaaacattttacttttattaaaaacacGAAACTAAAAGCATACTTGGTAGagataaatgaaaaacaaaatacattaaTCAAGGTTTTATTTATGAACTTTCTCGAGGAAAATTCTCAAATCCTTGACATACCAAGGTTTTGGTCCAGGTGGACACTTAATTTCATCGATGCTTTTGTATTCACTGTAGTTTTGAAAATACATTTCTACCTAGTTGGATTGCTCTTCCAACGTGTGACTAACAGACCACATGTTTTTATTAGTGGTTTGTAACCTGTTGAAATCTCCTACAAGTAGGTAAATAAATATTATTCTTCAAGTTTGGAAACCTTATGCTTGGGTGGCTGTACTTTAAATATCTTTACCCTACACCAATTCCGTTTTTCCTTTAGTTTTTGCATCAATTTTGACATTCGGGCTTAAAGGAGGTCGTACTCTTTGATATCATCCGTGATAATTAAGTGTCTTTATCGCGTCGACGGTCATACGAGGTCAGTGAACATTGTTTGAAGAAGAATAAGTCATTTGAATGTAAAAGGTAAAGTAAAACGTTATAGTAAAAGACTAAAGATGATTGTGAACTGTATGGTGAAATTCACTTTATTTGAAAGTGACATTAAGTTTTAGTTGTTCAGTACTTCAATGTCAAGGTGTAAATACTTTGAAATTTTGAACGAACCCTCCAATGACTTAATAcgtaattatttttgaataattGGTTGTTTCAGAAACTAAAAGTATaactatttaaaattatattcgTTTAGGGACTAGAAGTGTTAAATAATTTTGACACTACACCACACATTTTGACAGTTCTTTAACGAAAAAAAGTTATAGACCCGTGCTAAAATTTACCAAATTTTGACAAGTTGACACCATACCTTTCTCTCTTATAATTAGCAAAATCtagtaaattaaaaagtatttatataacaagaaagaaaacaatGTGTTACACATCTAAGTTagatatgacaaaaaaaaattaaaatgtgtcAAATCAATTTTACATGTAAATGTGTTTATATATCCCTCAAACATTTATTAGGTATATGACatagtttttttctaaaaataatatttctttattccaatttaaattttttattttgatttttgaaattttttctttcGTAATTATGACCGtaatttttgcttttgtgttatataacactttaggaaaatgataatgacagccctaacaacttattacatgcataaaaaatacTATAGTACTTTATGTATCAATAACTACCATTAAATTTACCATTaaattttcacaaaacaaaatacaaattttaatgtatcaaattaATAGTCCTAAATAGTGCTATTAACAAAACCCTATAAATTAAgccttaaatgtatttttttaatttaattttcatcaaagtattatttttaaacattactgttaaaattagaaaacaaagaTTCTAGCAAATTGATTTTGTACATTTAAATTGGTACACATTACTCGTACATTTACAATAATTAGATTCACCAGAATCCACCAAATCTGCCACCCCCGTTATTCCCTTCTCAAAATCAAATCGTTGATGCACCAGAAGAAAGAAGAATAAAAGTTGATGGTCAGTTCATTCTTTTACTAGATCTACTTTATGTTCCTTACATTTACAGTTTATCTTGATTCTTGTGGACAGTTTATAAACTGTATCGATCTATATGCTCACTACTTTATGTGCTTTGGTTTTATAATTATGCTTTTTGTGTCGGTGCAATTGAGCACTTAACTGATAGTTATATCAGCATACACAATCACTTTTCAAAAGATTGCATTTTGGGTTTAAaatgacatgtttttttttttttttggcatttcttaaaaaaaatctttctgCAAATAAGTTCATATCGCCACTGGCGACCTGGCGTGTAGGTCAGTTGGTAATGAGTGTAGTCATTTTGATACATATAGCACAAGGTCACTGGTTGAAGCCCGGGTATGCCCCACATTATGGATAAGCTGCCGATTTTGGGCCGGTTTGGGTTTCTCGTGATAAACCTTTGCTACAATTAAAGTTCAGCAAATTTTTTTGAGTTAAAGTATCTAGATTTATGAGTTGTTAAGGAAATTCATTGAAAATGACTATTTATGACAAAGAAAAGGAGCTGGCTTTTGAATTTTGGGAGTTACATTGTTCATTTATCAAACCACATGCGAATAATAGATGTCAAATTTATTGATAATCCGCATAATAACAGGCTAAATAGTTAACTCGTTAGAGTACGACTAAGCCATTAGGGACCAAAGAGCTCTTGACTTGGTTGTATTCCATATGACCCATCAACTAAGTTGTTGTGAAAATGTATGGACCTGTATTGAACGGAACAAAGCCCTACTAAAAGATGGTTcaataactttttaaatcagTTCACATATTAATAGTTACTAATCCTAATTATGAATCATTTCGTTAATAATTCATGCAAACTTGCtatgttttatatttgataAGCACAATTCTTTGTACATTTGTTTGTTTACAGGAGAAGGAATCAAAGAAGGAAGCTTTTAGGAAGTATTTAGATTCTAGTGGTGTCCTTGATGCTTTAACTAAAGGTTTCTTGTTTTATCTTATAACCGTGTTcatatatcttctttttttcaCTATATGACCTCCTTTGACGTGCCATAAATGTGTAAtgatgatttgatttgatataaaACTTATGCATAATATTGCAACCAGATTCACACTTCACAATCATTTcttgatatttcattatcttggCAATCTTTTCAAACCTTAAATGCAATATGCCTCAATTACTGAAAACCGAAGCACACTGTTTTGAGAAGACATTACAGAATACAGAGTTGTGGTGATAGTTAGCTAGTGTTCAAGAACATGGATTACAGGGTCTGAAATATGGACTGCATCTCGCCGTTACATGctcacttttaaaatttttattatatgcaGTTCTTGTGGCTCTATATGAACAGAATGACAAGCCATCCTCAGCTGTTGAGTAAGTTCACGTCTTTGAACTACTTGATTTCTCTTTTTGTATTAAGTATGCATACTTTGTGTAATCTTAATTTGTAGACAATCCTTCATTTTTCTTGATATTTTCACCCATCATGTTGGGATTCATTTCTAAATTCATGAATCAGGTATCTCATGTAGATTGAACCTCACTTCTTTAGCGTACGCCTCTAAATAGTTTATTATTGGATTAACAGGTTTGTCCAGCAAAAACTTGGTGGTCCTAGCTTATCTGAATTTGAGAAACTACAGGCTGAGATGTCTGATTTGCAGATTAGATACAACGAGCTCTTGGCAGTTCACCATGAAAAATGCAGCCAGGTACATCTTACTCTTTGTTATTTCCTTTAATCTGTATCAGCCATAGCAGTACAAGGTTGGAAGTTAAAGCCAATAGTTCAACTAATCTATATTTCTGCTCCATTTGACTTCAGCAGTCAAAAGATGTGTCCCttttaaatctttatccatTGCGGGTTTGTAGGATGGAAATTAAGTGATGGGCTGAAGGCCTAAAAATGTGTACTTTCTGCTGTAAAATAATATAAGTTGTCTTTATGTAGCTTGAGAAATTAAAAAACATCGACACATTGGCATCATCCAAAGAGAGTGTTGAAGAGGAACTTCCGAAAGAAAGTCTATGAAGGAAGGTCAGtaatatatgaaagaaaaatgagATGCTTAATAACTCTGCATACCAAAAACTGATGCATATCTTTTTCTAGTTGATGCGTGTAGAGGCTATTTTTCTTCTGCTTTGTTCTCTACCTTGTGACATTCTTTCTGACTTCTATTCTAAGTTTCTAACCTCAAATAGTCAAATGTATACTTACTGTAAAACATGTTTAATAGTATTGTGTTAtaatgttcttgttcttgtttttgttcGGTTGGGTATCTCTTGTTGCACttcaaagttatttgaaatgTTGTTTTAAACTATCACTATCACAGATATTGTTCTTGGTGACAAGTTTCTCTATGGATCGAAAGAGGCTTGCAAAGCCTCATATGTGTAGCCTAGTTGGTTCCAAAGATGGGggcattttaatattttatgtatcACAGGTTTCATTCCCGTTGATTTATAAGAAAATTTCTTTGGTGAAGATGGATTGGTTAGCTAAGGCGCTAGGCCAACACCTTAGTGGGCTGCTAAGCGATTTAATTTACCTATTATGTGATGGGCCTGTTCGCATGGTTGGTTGGGTTACTCGTGGAAAAACCTTTTGGAGAAATGCCCGATAAATATTGTTTTAGAACTTTCACCTTATGCTGGGTACATCCGTCAGATGACCCTCTTTATTTGTGCATTAGTGGTATGTACAGTTCTTTGTGCATTTATCAAATAAGGTGGTACACTGGTTATATATCACCACTCTATTTATATATGCTGAGTCATGATGAATCCTTCCGGTTTTATAGTTAGAACAGACATGAAAATGTTGCAAATTTGTTTGAGTTAATTAGGGAAACGTATGGTTTTATGGATCATGGGCAATGAAAGTCACTTTTCTGTCCCAAAAGGATCTCATTCCGCATTACTCGGATATAGAAAACTAAGTTCACTTAAAACTTTTGTACTATGAGCCCTACATTTTAACACATACTAGCATGGTGCCCGGCGACGGTGGCGGTGGCGATAACGTGTAGTGTAGGCTATTGaagtaaatgtaattaatataatgattaatctgttctaaaaaaatataatagttaatatagttattttaaaagttaaggtAACAGtggtgtatttattttatttagagTAGAGGTGTATTGTATTTAGGGtatgttgttattttatttagaGTAGAGGTGTATTGTATTTAGGGTATGTTGTATTTAGGGTATGTTGTTTTAGTGGAAggtatttttgaaataaaacagCTACATAAACTTATGCTTGTCTCTAAATgatttcaactttcaatatCATCACCTTTCTTTATACACGTATGTCGAAAATTGTTGAAttattcaaatgtttctttcaGATTAATGGGCCAATAGATGATGCAGTCTTTCAAAGGCACCATTCTCCCAAGGCAAATACCTTGTGGGTCCGAGTGTGGACCAGAAACTGGTCACGTGTTTGATCCCAATTCTGACAACAGTCATCAAATCCAATTGTTCATTTTCTAAGGTGTAGTCTTTGTGGAAGGGTCATATTTGGCACACCCAAAATATCGTGGTGGAAAAGTTGACCGTCTTAAGAAGCATTGGGAGTGATATACTTACAATCAACAATCGGTTTTTTAAATCATATGTAGCACACCAACTAAACTTGGAGTGATGGCATCCCATGGATTATGGGTGCGTGATGGCATCCCATGGATTATGGGTGCGTGGTGGGCGTGGCACCACCACAGAACGCTGCCGCCAACGACCTATCACACGTGGTGGTGAAGAACTGCATGGTCAAACTACGCCAAGGTTAGATAGTGGGAGTGACGATCGAGGTGCTTGCAATggctattttttaattttcaacgattgtttgcttttttttgtttttgttttttgttttcattcattccctatatatatttacacacaaAATCCATCATATTTTACACAACACATATCATATCTTACAAACACCTTCATTCACCTATACTTCAAATTTATACACACACCTTTCCTTCCATACTTCAAATCATGAAAAAAACAGGGCGATGACCGTTCTTGATGAAAAATAATGGCGATGCAAAATCACATGCTTAACGACGCGTCTGAAGTAAACAATGTAATTCAGAGCGTAACAGACAACAAGGCAGCTTACATAGCCGAAATCGAAGGAATTAAAGTTGTAGGTCGAATTCGTAGCGTCGTCGAAAATGAGTATGATGTATATTTTTGACAGAAGATCGATTGGCTgaatcaattttttttccaacttacCGCCGCCCCTTCCACATTAACAACCACGGTAGACCACGCGGAATGCTGGCAAGGCAGTGTCGGTGGGGGTCGGCCTGTAGATTACCAGACTGACCTGCGGGAGGACTACGCATCTCCTCAACCCGACGACGCTGTCGGGTCTCCTGAACCCTATCGATACATTTATCGCAACGACGACGATAGTATTGCTGACATGGACTATTCCGATTGTTAGTATCAtgtgttttataattattactattaaaatttattatgtaGTGTTTTAGTTGaatgaaattttaattattaaataaaatgaatattgTAGTGAGTAGTGGGATGCCAATAAAATTTGAGTGAGTGGTGGAGTTGATGTGACGTAAGATGATTGGTTAGAAGTGAGTGATAAGATATGACATGGAAGTTCGGATGCCAACACTCTTAGAAGCTAGAAACCTGATACGAGACCtttttgatgtataaacaaCATTCTATCTTCCAAGTCTGAATCATCGAAGATTTCAAGTTCGAATCTTTGTAACTTCAAATGGTCAAGGAGATAGTTGGAACCGGGCACGGACAAAACTGCAAAAGTACCCTGTTTGACCACTAGATttcagtaaaaaaaatttttgtcaTTCAATTCTTAGATTGAAAATATAGATGCATTTATTAGAGTTAGCAGCAAAAAGTACTATATTCGAGTTTTAGTAACATTCTGTAAAAAGTATAAGAGCTATTTTTCACAATTATTTGCTAAAGTGTAGATGAAACTGAAGTAGGTAAAAACTTGGATTTAAAGCTGAAACTTAGTtctatattttaagttttctttCAATGTAAGTGATGAAATACTAATGTAGATGATGTGCTTGTAAGTTTTGTTCTTATGTAAGTAATGTAATCTAAAAGAATACAATTTATGATATCATACTCTATAAGATTGTACCAATATCAACAAGAAATCTTTACGTGTATTGCTTACGTGAAATAATCAACGACGGATCATCTATATTATACTATTAAACATTTACTTAATTAGTCATTAAATATTTGTGTTTGGTAAGCAAGTATTGTACTAATTAGTACGTAATACATCTAATTAAGTACGAGTAGGTTATTTGAAACTCGTTCCTCTTGAACCTTTCAGATACAAAGTCGTTCACGACTATGTAGTCAACAATTTagtttgaaatatttatataattgcGTGATTGGAAGGGTGCATCGATTATGACGTGGGTGGTTGAGTTTTTTCTTCTATGATAtaacactacaaacaatattgtatttgttcacatttttaggtgagtgtgaacaaattaaaaattttgtcacgctttttagtgtgtagaaatatattgaattaaaagtatatggaaatttctccacactaaaaagtgtgtataaataaaagttcacactttttagtgtgaactttcatacttattttgtcacacctcatttgttcaTGGTAACTTTTTTAGTTGCCGTGGATAAATggagtgtgacaaaataattatgaaagttcacactaaaaagtgtgaacttatttctacacattttttagtgtgaagaaatttccacacacttttaattcaatatatttctacacattaaaaagcataacaaaaattttaatttgttcacattcacctaaaagtgtgaacaaatgcaatatgatttaTAGTGTAATTATAacaacaatatacatatatttcataTGAACTTGAAACTTATCTAGTACGGAGTATATAAATTACGTTTCCATCATATCTTGATTAAAGACTATGTACTCGTAATATATTTAGCTAGCTATCAAGCCCACATTAATTTATACAAAACTCGATCTATGCATATTTTGTCCCTGGAAAAACATTTGGTACaaacttaatattatatatataactaattttgTTTCATCATCTAAcgaataataaatatattacttgAGAAATTATTATGTGACATACTAAATAAAGGTTAGGTTAAGTTGGAAATTAGGTTCGGgataattttaaagttaagaGTGTACGTTGGCAGTCAATGGATCATAGTCGCGGTAAACACCTTTGCCGCGGAATAATACCACCGCCAACAATTTTTGACGTGGTGTAGAGAAGGTTTTGTGGCAAAATTTACAACACATGAAACTATGAAATATGGATAttctttaatttcttgtttGTTATGGGTtacttttgtatttttgttgggTTTT harbors:
- the LOC122605492 gene encoding c-Myc-binding protein homolog, which encodes MEKESKKEAFRKYLDSSGVLDALTKVLVALYEQNDKPSSAVEFVQQKLGGPSLSEFEKLQAEMSDLQIRYNELLAVHHEKCSQLEKLKNIDTLASSKESVEEELPKESL